A single window of Sulfitobacter sp. JL08 DNA harbors:
- a CDS encoding flavin reductase family protein, with translation MEFDFEQLPPNDRYRLLCSFVAPRPIALVSTISADGTPNAAPMSFFNVFSQDPPIIILGIQAKPDGTEKETMRNIRRSGEFVVSLCDLAIAQQMVDCGIGFPDDVDEVSLTGLSHAASLKVAPSRVSEAPASMECRLSQVIDYPRRAIVLGEVVQMHVRDACLDDQGRYVRPEVYQPIARLHADNYIVADRQFVLTATKTLETGECDG, from the coding sequence ATGGAGTTCGATTTCGAACAACTTCCGCCAAACGATCGCTATCGCCTGCTGTGCAGCTTTGTTGCACCGCGACCCATTGCGCTTGTTTCAACCATCAGCGCAGACGGCACCCCAAACGCGGCTCCCATGAGCTTTTTCAACGTCTTCTCGCAGGATCCACCTATTATCATTCTGGGCATTCAGGCCAAACCTGACGGAACCGAGAAAGAGACCATGCGCAACATCCGGCGCAGTGGTGAATTTGTTGTCAGCCTTTGCGACCTCGCTATTGCGCAACAGATGGTGGACTGCGGCATAGGGTTTCCCGACGATGTGGACGAAGTTTCTCTGACCGGTCTAAGCCATGCAGCGTCTCTCAAGGTCGCACCCTCGCGCGTGTCCGAGGCCCCTGCTTCGATGGAATGCCGCTTGAGCCAGGTGATCGACTATCCCCGCCGAGCAATCGTTCTGGGCGAAGTTGTGCAAATGCACGTCCGTGATGCATGTCTGGACGATCAGGGCCGTTATGTGCGCCCGGAAGTCTATCAACCCATCGCCCGCTTGCACGCCGATAATTACATCGTGGCAGACAGG